The genomic region ttttgTCCTTGTCTATGTTTACAttatcttcttttttatctCCATCCAAATTTGTGTTAcaattcatatttattttgtaactTTCAAACACTTTTTTTCTCATAATATCTTCATTAtagtattttatatttttcactAAAGTtggatataaataaagaaaaaaattttcatgatatattttacacTTAGCAtaagaatatattaattttattaaattatgaaaattcacatttttttttatatcattatttataaggTAATTTCCTACAttcaataataatttactataatttttatgaaaaattttatcTTGTTTAATAGTTTCTCttaatttatcatatcTGACATTATCATCAATTTGttcataaattatttctttagTCTTTTTTGAAGCCAATATAATTCCAAAGCATTCCAAAATATCACATAATTCTATGTTCGAAAAACatgtataataatttgatataatttgaataatttCTTGTAAAGGCATACTTTCAAATTCAAtcatatttcttttatataatattgaataagaataaaaagTGTTACTAATAGTTAAGGGAGTACATGTACCTAatacaatattttcttttaacttgttcataatatttgataacattttattgtctttataaaaagaatTTACTAATATTCGAAGTActattgataataattctGAGTctgttattttatatatatcatcattcaaattatgttttattaaattatttatacatactagtttatttaatgtgtgtaataataaaaatattattctcatatctttttcattttttataaaatataccaTTCTTCTATTTAATccattttctatattttcattcataatatttttttttttttttgatatttttataagtctatataaaacatttaaaaatttaactCCATCTTTACTACAttctttttctatattattctctttaccattttttatatcatcaaTAGACTTATAtctttcttctttttttttcttttctaatttagtttttattatattctttagtgctctatttttattttttcgtaAGGTCGAGGGTtgttgaaatatatttccattatgttcatattttacattATCTATATAATGACTGTTACTCTTTTTTGATGCTCTTTTTCTACCTTTTGAatctaatatatataaattttttatagaacttatattaatattttttttgagagAGATTTTTTcccatatttttatatttgttccttcacaaatataattatattttcgaaaaataaaacacgGTGGACActgtttttttgttttatcaaTTCTTTCTTGGCCAATTgcttcatttttattatagttACTATGTGTTATGcttctatatttattgtaatgaaaaacatatttgctttttttttttatatctccATTTATTCGAGTCAAATTTcgtatataatttattggGGGGTGCCAAAATTTTGGTGACTCGTTAAGGTAAATATGAAACATTTTCCTAAATCGTTACATAGAACATAAAGTCAGCAAATGTGTTTACTTTCACCAAAAcataacaaataaaagaaaaagaaaagaaaggctgtgaaacaaataatatgatgTACCATGCATggtatatgcataaaaaaacggaaggtaaataatatttacattttaaaaataatgacatataaataaaaaactgaaattaattataattatatatatatatatatatatgtattacgcatgaatttacaaaatatgcaaaagatcatctatttattttccttttcagtttttttatttatgttatttatattatcctTCATATTATCAATTATAGGgctaaaaatgtaataccCACTGCATACTCCTATAATAACTGCTACACATATGCTCTTAAAATCTGTTCttcttttcattttttttataactatttaaatatagCATAATTcagaaaattatatctttttcaAAGTGatcaaacaaaatatataaaaaataataaaaataaagaaatgtTACATAAGGAAATATtcctataaatatatatggaattatttaaacaaaaCAAGCATCGTTTCCTCACTTTGTTAAatccatatatacatgtataaattaataCTACCCAAATGAAGTGCTATTATAGGTTTGGTATAGAAATACACAAATGTGTTTTgtctttaaattttatgatatgttttttttatataagcTTAGCATTCAAACAAAATGCCACGATTAAgatttaaaagaatattaAAGGTAgtgctatatatatactttttatagaaaagcaaaatatatatatatatattaaactTTCCTATTGCTTTCTTTTTGACGAAAAATGGAAACACATCTCttcttataaaaaatgcatacaattttttaaatacattAATACAAACAATattgaataaaattttatcttTAACTTTTCcaatgttataaaaattttaactacatttttattaggCTTTCCAAAAGAGGTGGTGTTATATACActtattatatatctattcattaatttatatttttattattttcctaATTCCATAACCATTTTATTACCTTCAATATTTTCGCACAAAATattgtatacatatatagagaaaacctgacatataaaaaacacaTCGCTTTAAACCACACCTATAAcattatatgcatttttatataccaCTTTGTATCTTCTTTATACCCTTGTATATtcagcaaaaaaaaaaaaagatttttttataaataatgaagtTATGAAATGGAATGacttaaataatatgaaattataataaaaaaaattcaaattatgaggaaaaatataactgcaatttatttgtaataaaattattttcgtAGAAAACCatacattatatttatatatatgcttacCTTCTAAGGAAGCTCAAAGcgtgtatttatttttgcgCAACGCAAtattcacttttttttaatattcaaaatatattacatataatagatatttaaattaagcTGCTGTAATAATTGTTTTGTAAAACGATAACAggttatatataatatatatatatatatataatttatatataaatatatgcatacgTGCCTTcgagtaaaaaaaaaaataataattg from Plasmodium berghei ANKA genome assembly, chromosome: 8 harbors:
- a CDS encoding heptatricopeptide repeat-containing protein, putative; the encoded protein is MFHIYLNESPKFWHPPINYIRNLTRINGDIKKKSKYVFHYNKYRSITHSNYNKNEAIGQERIDKTKKQCPPCFIFRKYNYICEGTNIKIWEKISLKKNINISSIKNLYILDSKGRKRASKKSNSHYIDNVKYEHNGNIFQQPSTLRKNKNRALKNIIKTKLEKKKKEERYKSIDDIKNGKENNIEKECSKDGVKFLNVLYRLIKISKKKKNIMNENIENGLNRRMVYFIKNEKDMRIIFLLLHTLNKLVCINNLIKHNLNDDIYKITDSELLSIVLRILVNSFYKDNKMLSNIMNKLKENIVLGTCTPLTISNTFYSYSILYKRNMIEFESMPLQEIIQIISNYYTCFSNIELCDILECFGIILASKKTKEIIYEQIDDNVRYDKLRETIKQDKIFHKNYSKLLLNVGNYLINNDIKKNVNFHNLIKLIYSYAKCKIYHENFFLYLYPTLVKNIKYYNEDIMRKKVFESYKINMNCNTNLDGDKKEDNVNIDKDKNSKFPSLYFLINNNEQNEIIMNMTKNVTYILYSYSKFNMHIDELNNEILLFLQNMYTYMDYTYLSQCLISLTKINCNINILLSKIHHSHFNVNSNYIYLFRNCTSIDLMNYLLSFSRNLYMKKDVYNILAELFINNNKIYTLGHTDLVNIIYAYSKIYYIHNKLFTIVDNILISRLDINQNYLSPQLAIKYINSCAKISYKNDNIIYKIVEIAHKNNFQNIQIFDLFKLLSSSKRLNLNFKTLENHIQMISPNFTLDSPTYQNFYYKASKDIHVRKKKWIW